One genomic segment of Mycolicibacterium gilvum includes these proteins:
- a CDS encoding DUF3068 domain-containing protein, giving the protein MNRAVALRIAACGIMGLGAALLIAALLLSTYTQGKIAKIPLTVDSTLVSDGTATAFDPASLLGERFVVNEDVPVVSQQQTSVEAPANADVVTLQVGTSLRRTDQQGDNGLLLAMVDTVTMNRETAEAVSSETNPGGSVQKPRAMEDENPPTSIALPHEGLTYRFPFDTEKKTYQVFDPIAQEPFDANYSGEEDVNGLTALKFTQNVGFDADGKLVEPVRFASLYDDDADAQVTARASLWGLEGDPEEPITMTRYYAAQRTFWVDPVSGTIVKQTDRGYHYYAREALKPEMTYVDYTVTTDEESVESQVASAQDERDRISLWGRILPITFTALGLVALVGGAVLGTFSLRAESMLIDPGLDGAGDRFYGKRDEEGEPVPGAEAMTEKLPAQRPSDLPPDRPV; this is encoded by the coding sequence TTGAACCGCGCAGTTGCGCTGAGGATCGCCGCGTGCGGAATCATGGGGCTCGGAGCTGCCTTGCTCATCGCCGCCCTGCTCTTGTCCACCTACACCCAGGGCAAGATCGCGAAGATTCCGCTCACCGTTGACTCGACACTCGTCAGCGACGGCACCGCGACCGCGTTCGATCCGGCGTCGCTGCTCGGGGAACGTTTCGTGGTCAACGAGGACGTCCCGGTCGTGTCGCAGCAGCAGACCAGCGTCGAGGCGCCCGCCAACGCCGACGTCGTGACGCTTCAGGTCGGCACGTCGCTGCGGCGCACCGATCAGCAGGGCGACAACGGCCTGCTGCTGGCGATGGTCGACACCGTCACGATGAACCGCGAAACCGCGGAGGCGGTCTCCAGTGAGACCAACCCGGGCGGGTCGGTGCAGAAGCCGCGCGCGATGGAGGACGAGAACCCGCCGACGAGTATCGCGTTGCCGCACGAGGGTCTGACGTACCGCTTCCCGTTCGACACGGAGAAGAAGACCTATCAGGTGTTCGACCCGATCGCCCAGGAGCCGTTCGACGCCAACTACTCCGGCGAGGAGGACGTCAACGGCCTGACCGCGCTGAAGTTCACCCAGAACGTCGGCTTCGACGCCGACGGCAAGCTGGTCGAGCCGGTCCGGTTCGCGTCGCTCTACGACGACGACGCCGACGCGCAGGTGACCGCGCGCGCGTCGCTGTGGGGCCTGGAGGGCGATCCCGAAGAGCCGATCACGATGACGCGGTACTACGCCGCGCAGCGCACGTTCTGGGTCGACCCGGTCTCGGGCACGATCGTCAAGCAGACCGATCGCGGCTACCACTACTACGCCCGCGAGGCGCTCAAGCCCGAGATGACCTACGTCGACTACACCGTCACGACCGACGAGGAGTCGGTGGAGTCCCAGGTGGCCTCCGCGCAGGACGAGCGCGACCGCATCTCGCTGTGGGGACGCATCCTGCCGATCACCTTCACCGCGCTGGGTCTGGTGGCCCTCGTCGGCGGAGCGGTGCTGGGCACGTTCAGCCTGCGCGCGGAGTCGATGCTGATCGATCCGGGACTCGACGGCGCAGGAGACCGCTTCTACGGCAAGCGGGACGAGGAGGGCGAGCCGGTGCCGGGCGCGGAGGCGATGACCGAGAAGCTCCCGGCGCAGCGACCCTCTGATCTGCCGCCGGACCGACCGGTCTGA
- a CDS encoding acyltransferase family protein, producing MSATGTASSRGDVGATGDGVGGTRSFLPAVEGLRAWAAIGVVITHVAFQTGQSGGAVGRILGRFDLAVAVFFALSGFLLWRGHAAAARGLRSRPSTGHYLRSRIVRIMPGYLVAVVVILTLLPEAKADVTVWLANLTLTQIYVPLTLTAGLTQMWSLSVEMSFYLALPLLALLARRVPVRARIPVLIGAAAASLLWVHIPFDGATGHNLWNWPPAFFSWFAAGMVLAELTVSPVGWAHRLARRRVLMALLALTAFLIAASPLAGREGLHPGSIAQVTLKTVMGAIVAGALLAPLVLDRVDTSHRMLGSPVMVTLGRWSYGLFVWHLAALAMVFPVIGAFPFNGHFTVVLLLTLLFGFAIAAVSYALVESPCRNALRRWERRNAPTPLDSSVTEEVEPEVAR from the coding sequence GTGAGCGCAACCGGAACCGCGTCCTCCCGCGGGGATGTCGGTGCGACCGGCGACGGCGTCGGAGGCACCCGCAGCTTCCTGCCGGCCGTCGAAGGACTGCGCGCATGGGCGGCCATCGGCGTCGTCATCACCCACGTGGCGTTCCAGACCGGACAGAGCGGCGGCGCCGTCGGACGCATCCTGGGCCGCTTCGACCTCGCGGTCGCGGTGTTCTTCGCGCTGTCGGGTTTCCTGCTGTGGCGCGGCCACGCCGCCGCGGCGCGCGGCCTACGGTCCCGTCCGTCGACCGGCCACTATCTGCGGTCCCGCATCGTGCGCATCATGCCGGGCTACCTCGTCGCGGTGGTGGTGATCCTCACGCTGCTGCCCGAGGCCAAGGCCGACGTCACGGTGTGGCTGGCGAACCTGACCCTGACGCAGATCTACGTGCCGCTGACGTTGACCGCCGGGCTGACGCAGATGTGGAGCCTCTCGGTCGAGATGAGCTTCTATCTGGCACTGCCCCTGCTGGCGCTGCTCGCGCGCCGCGTCCCGGTGCGCGCGAGGATCCCGGTCCTGATCGGTGCCGCCGCGGCCAGCCTGCTGTGGGTGCACATCCCGTTCGACGGCGCCACCGGACACAATCTGTGGAACTGGCCGCCGGCGTTCTTCTCCTGGTTCGCCGCGGGCATGGTGCTCGCCGAGTTGACCGTCAGCCCCGTCGGCTGGGCGCACCGGCTGGCCCGGCGCCGCGTGTTGATGGCGCTGCTCGCGCTGACGGCGTTCCTGATCGCGGCGTCCCCGCTGGCGGGCCGCGAGGGCCTGCATCCCGGGTCGATCGCGCAGGTGACACTCAAGACGGTGATGGGTGCGATCGTGGCCGGCGCGCTGCTGGCGCCGTTGGTGCTCGACCGCGTCGACACGTCGCACCGGATGCTCGGCAGCCCCGTGATGGTGACGCTGGGCCGCTGGTCCTACGGCTTGTTCGTCTGGCACCTCGCGGCGCTGGCGATGGTGTTCCCGGTGATCGGCGCCTTCCCGTTCAACGGGCATTTCACCGTGGTGCTGCTGCTGACGCTGCTGTTCGGCTTCGCGATCGCCGCGGTCAGCTATGCGCTGGTGGAGTCGCCGTGTCGAAACGCGTTGCGGCGCTGGGAGAGACGCAATGCCCCGACGCCGCTGGACTCGTCGGTCACCGAGGAGGTCGAGCCCGAGGTCGCGCGGTAG
- a CDS encoding DUF3367 domain-containing protein, whose amino-acid sequence MTPPPLSRRWLWVAGAAALVLTFAQSPGQISPDTKLDLTANPLRFLARAFNLWNSDLPFGQAQNQAYGYLFPHGTFFLAGDLLGVPGWVTQRLWWALLLVVGFWGVLRVAEALGIGTTPARVIGAVAYALSPRVLTTLGAISSETLPMMLAPWVLLPVILALRDGRRIRTLAARSALAIALMGAVNAVATLTACLCAAVWLLCHRPNRVWWRFVAWWLPCVALAVTWWVIALLHLGRISPPFLDFIESSGVTTRWMSLTEMLRGTGAWTPYVAPTATAGAPLVTGSVAVLATTLVAAGGLAGLAMTRMPARGRLITMLLVGVVLLASTYSGGLGSPIAHAVQIFLDADGTPLRNLHKLEPLLRLPLALGLIHLLGRIPLPGSVGRPVWRDAFAHPENDRRVAVGIVLLAALTAATSLAWTGRLTPPGTFDAIPQYWHDTADWLDDNNTGGRVLVAPGAPFATQVWGNSHDEPLQVLGDSAWGVRDSIPLTPPETIRALDSVQRLFAAGRPSDGLADTLARQGISYVVVRNDLDPETSRSARPILVHRAVDGSPGLTRVASFGDPVGPGTLDGFVADSGLRPRYPAVEIYRVDSPGSLTPYVAEADSMARVDGGPESLMRLDERRRLTGEPALGPVLLTQDAARAGLPAPLVTVTDTPTARETDYGRVDDHSSAIRGPDDARNTFNRVPDYPAEGADLVYGQWDGGRVTVSSAASDSTALPNVSPSSGPASAIDGDTSTSWVSNALQTAIGQWLQVDFDLPVTNATLTITPSATAVGAQVRRMEVSTVNGTTSVRFEEAGKPLTVALPYGESPWVRITATGTDDGSPGVQFGLTDINVTQYDANGFAHPVTLRHTVDVPGPPPGSAVAQWDLGSELLGRAGCAESPTGIRCAAAMALASEEPANLSRTLAVPEPIEVTPTVWVRARQGPQLAELVAQPGTTRAVGDSDPIDVLGSAYAAADGDPGTSWTAPQRSVQPHTPPSLVLRLPEPRNVAGIRLAPSSSALPAHPRMIAVDLGDGPQVRRMSADGTQTFDLHPRVTDSVTVWLMDWDDVIDRNALGFDQLKPPGLAEATVLDDRGQPIGAADAAANRERTVSLPCGRGPVIGVAGEFVQTSVTTTVGDLLAGRPVPAQPCRDQPIRLPAGQQELLISPGGALIVDGVQLSTARAVEIGSATTSSVSVNRWGPADREVSTPPSESTQVLVVPESVNPGWVARAASGATLDPVTVNGWQQGWVLPPDTEGPVTLHFTSNSTYRAGLIGGLALLPLLLVLAFVPVRAGAAASTAARPWQPPAVAVGAAAAVAATVISGVGGLLVTGVALGVRYLLRHRERLVDRLTVGVAASGLILAGAVLSGNPWRSVDGYVGHSAGVQFLALLSVVAVAVSTVSVPDSGRPRRA is encoded by the coding sequence CTGACGCCCCCGCCGCTGTCCCGGCGCTGGCTGTGGGTTGCCGGTGCGGCGGCGCTGGTCCTGACATTCGCCCAGTCTCCCGGCCAGATCTCCCCCGACACCAAGCTCGACCTCACCGCGAATCCGCTGCGCTTCCTCGCGCGCGCATTCAATCTGTGGAACAGCGACCTGCCGTTCGGGCAGGCGCAGAACCAGGCCTACGGCTACCTCTTTCCGCACGGCACGTTCTTCCTGGCGGGCGACCTCCTCGGTGTGCCCGGCTGGGTCACCCAGCGGCTCTGGTGGGCGCTGCTGCTCGTGGTCGGGTTCTGGGGCGTCCTGCGCGTCGCCGAGGCGCTCGGCATCGGCACCACCCCGGCACGGGTGATCGGCGCGGTCGCGTATGCGTTGTCGCCGCGGGTGCTGACCACGCTCGGCGCCATCTCGTCGGAGACCCTGCCGATGATGCTGGCGCCGTGGGTGCTGCTGCCGGTGATCCTGGCGCTTCGCGACGGCCGCCGGATCCGGACCCTGGCGGCGCGTTCGGCGCTGGCGATCGCGCTGATGGGCGCGGTGAACGCGGTCGCGACGTTGACCGCGTGCCTGTGCGCCGCGGTGTGGCTGCTGTGTCACCGGCCGAACCGGGTGTGGTGGCGGTTCGTGGCGTGGTGGCTGCCGTGCGTCGCGCTGGCGGTGACGTGGTGGGTGATCGCGCTGCTGCATCTGGGCCGGATCAGCCCGCCGTTCCTGGACTTCATCGAGTCCTCCGGGGTCACGACGCGGTGGATGTCGCTGACCGAGATGCTTCGCGGCACCGGTGCGTGGACGCCGTATGTTGCGCCGACCGCGACCGCCGGGGCGCCGCTGGTGACGGGTTCGGTCGCGGTGCTGGCGACGACGCTGGTGGCCGCGGGCGGCCTCGCGGGACTGGCGATGACGCGGATGCCCGCCCGGGGCCGGCTGATCACGATGCTGTTGGTCGGTGTCGTGCTGCTCGCCTCGACCTACTCCGGTGGCCTGGGCTCGCCGATCGCGCACGCGGTGCAGATCTTCCTCGACGCCGACGGCACACCGCTGCGCAATCTGCACAAACTCGAACCGCTGCTGAGGCTGCCGCTGGCGCTGGGGCTTATCCATCTGCTCGGCCGCATCCCGCTGCCGGGCAGCGTCGGGCGCCCGGTGTGGCGGGACGCGTTCGCCCACCCGGAGAACGACCGTCGGGTCGCGGTCGGCATCGTGCTGCTGGCCGCGCTGACGGCGGCCACCTCGCTGGCCTGGACGGGCCGGTTGACGCCGCCGGGGACGTTCGACGCGATCCCGCAGTACTGGCATGACACCGCGGACTGGCTGGACGACAACAACACCGGGGGCCGGGTGCTCGTCGCCCCCGGGGCACCGTTCGCCACCCAGGTCTGGGGCAACAGCCACGACGAACCCCTGCAGGTCCTCGGCGACAGCGCCTGGGGGGTACGGGACTCGATCCCGCTGACACCGCCGGAGACCATCCGCGCCCTCGATTCGGTCCAGCGGCTCTTCGCGGCGGGACGGCCGTCCGACGGTCTCGCCGACACCCTTGCCCGTCAGGGTATTTCGTATGTCGTCGTGCGCAACGACCTGGATCCCGAGACGTCACGGTCGGCGCGGCCGATCCTGGTGCACCGCGCGGTCGACGGCTCGCCCGGCCTGACGCGGGTCGCCTCGTTCGGGGATCCTGTCGGGCCCGGCACCCTCGACGGGTTCGTCGCCGACAGTGGGCTGCGGCCGCGCTATCCGGCGGTCGAGATCTACCGCGTCGACAGCCCGGGGTCACTGACTCCGTATGTGGCCGAAGCAGATTCGATGGCGCGCGTGGACGGCGGGCCCGAATCGCTGATGCGGCTCGACGAGCGCCGCAGGCTCACCGGCGAGCCTGCGCTGGGACCCGTGCTGCTGACCCAGGACGCGGCGCGTGCCGGTCTGCCCGCCCCGCTGGTCACCGTCACCGACACCCCGACCGCCCGCGAGACCGACTACGGGCGGGTCGACGACCACTCGTCGGCGATCCGCGGCCCCGACGATGCCCGCAACACCTTCAACAGGGTCCCCGACTATCCCGCCGAGGGCGCCGACCTGGTCTACGGGCAATGGGACGGCGGCCGGGTGACGGTGTCCAGTGCGGCATCGGATTCGACTGCGCTGCCCAATGTCTCGCCGTCCTCCGGGCCGGCGTCGGCGATCGACGGGGACACCTCGACCAGCTGGGTGTCCAACGCCCTGCAGACCGCGATCGGCCAGTGGCTGCAGGTCGACTTCGACCTGCCGGTCACCAACGCCACGCTGACGATCACCCCGAGCGCGACCGCCGTCGGCGCCCAGGTACGCCGGATGGAGGTCTCCACCGTCAACGGCACGACGTCCGTGCGCTTCGAGGAGGCCGGAAAGCCGTTGACCGTCGCGCTCCCGTACGGCGAGTCCCCGTGGGTGCGCATCACCGCCACCGGCACCGACGACGGGTCACCCGGCGTGCAGTTCGGTCTCACCGACATCAACGTCACCCAGTACGACGCCAACGGCTTCGCCCACCCGGTGACGCTGCGCCACACCGTCGACGTCCCCGGCCCACCCCCGGGTTCTGCTGTGGCGCAATGGGACCTGGGGTCCGAGCTGCTGGGCCGCGCCGGGTGCGCCGAGAGCCCCACCGGTATCCGGTGCGCGGCGGCGATGGCACTGGCCTCGGAGGAGCCGGCGAACCTGAGCCGGACGCTGGCCGTGCCGGAGCCGATCGAGGTGACACCGACCGTGTGGGTGCGGGCACGGCAGGGGCCGCAGCTCGCCGAGCTCGTCGCCCAGCCCGGCACCACGCGGGCGGTGGGTGACTCCGACCCGATCGACGTGCTCGGCTCCGCCTACGCCGCCGCCGACGGGGACCCGGGCACGTCGTGGACCGCCCCCCAGCGTTCGGTGCAACCGCACACCCCGCCGTCGCTCGTGCTTCGCCTTCCCGAGCCGCGTAACGTCGCCGGGATCCGACTCGCCCCGAGCTCGTCGGCGCTGCCCGCCCACCCACGGATGATCGCCGTCGACCTCGGTGACGGACCGCAGGTGCGCAGGATGTCCGCCGACGGTACGCAGACCTTCGATCTGCACCCGAGGGTGACCGATTCGGTCACGGTGTGGCTGATGGACTGGGACGACGTGATCGACCGCAACGCACTGGGTTTCGATCAGCTCAAACCGCCCGGCCTGGCCGAGGCGACGGTGCTCGACGACCGCGGGCAGCCCATCGGCGCCGCCGACGCGGCCGCCAATCGGGAGCGCACCGTGAGCCTGCCCTGCGGCCGCGGCCCCGTCATCGGCGTGGCCGGAGAGTTCGTGCAAACGTCGGTGACCACCACCGTCGGCGATCTCCTCGCCGGCCGGCCCGTCCCCGCGCAGCCGTGCCGGGATCAACCGATCCGTCTTCCCGCGGGCCAGCAGGAGCTGTTGATCAGCCCGGGTGGCGCTTTGATCGTCGACGGAGTCCAGCTGTCCACTGCGAGAGCCGTTGAAATCGGCTCGGCGACAACATCGTCGGTGTCCGTCAACCGGTGGGGCCCCGCTGACCGCGAGGTGAGCACACCGCCTTCGGAGAGCACGCAGGTGCTGGTGGTGCCCGAGAGCGTCAACCCGGGCTGGGTGGCACGCGCCGCGTCGGGGGCCACATTGGACCCGGTGACGGTCAACGGTTGGCAGCAGGGCTGGGTGCTGCCCCCCGACACCGAAGGCCCTGTCACGCTGCACTTCACGTCCAACAGCACCTACCGGGCCGGGCTGATCGGCGGCCTCGCCCTGCTGCCGCTGCTTCTCGTGCTGGCGTTCGTGCCGGTGCGGGCGGGGGCGGCTGCGAGCACAGCCGCGCGGCCATGGCAGCCGCCCGCCGTGGCTGTCGGCGCTGCGGCAGCCGTTGCGGCTACGGTGATCTCCGGTGTGGGCGGACTGCTGGTCACCGGTGTCGCCCTCGGTGTCCGCTATCTGCTGCGGCACCGGGAGAGGCTGGTGGACCGGCTGACGGTCGGCGTCGCGGCGTCCGGGCTGATCCTGGCGGGCGCGGTGCTCAGCGGGAACCCGTGGCGTTCGGTCGACGGCTACGTCGGCCATTCGGCCGGTGTCCAGTTCCTGGCGCTGCTGTCGGTGGTCGCCGTCGCGGTGTCGACGGTGTCCGTCCCCGATTCCGGGCGCCCGAGGCGGGCCTGA
- a CDS encoding DUF2613 domain-containing protein, whose translation MNRFLVPAAASIVVGLLLGAAAVFGVTLMVQEDTKPPLQAGDPASSVLNRVEYGDRT comes from the coding sequence ATGAATCGGTTCCTCGTGCCCGCCGCAGCCAGCATTGTCGTCGGCCTGCTGCTGGGCGCGGCTGCCGTGTTCGGTGTGACGCTGATGGTGCAGGAGGACACAAAGCCTCCGCTGCAGGCGGGCGACCCGGCGTCCTCGGTGCTCAACAGGGTCGAGTACGGCGACCGCACCTGA
- a CDS encoding universal stress protein — protein MTSPVPTDKKTVIVIAFDGSPTARRAVAYAARFLTADRAVVLTAWTPLNRGTDPQDYDYDLDGPPDPRDEELDIALAEAQRINDEGVELAVAAGLPAEPMRRAVTFTVWQAIIEAADELDADLIVTGTRATTGFRSLIQSSVADHVLRRGHRPVLIVPPEP, from the coding sequence ATGACGAGCCCCGTGCCCACGGACAAGAAGACGGTGATCGTCATTGCCTTCGACGGATCTCCCACCGCGCGCCGCGCGGTCGCGTACGCGGCACGGTTCCTGACCGCCGACCGCGCGGTGGTGCTGACCGCGTGGACGCCGCTGAACCGCGGGACGGACCCGCAGGACTACGACTACGACCTCGACGGCCCGCCCGATCCGCGCGACGAGGAGCTCGACATCGCACTGGCCGAAGCGCAGCGCATCAACGACGAGGGGGTGGAGCTCGCCGTCGCTGCGGGGCTTCCCGCCGAGCCGATGCGCCGCGCGGTGACCTTCACCGTCTGGCAGGCGATCATCGAGGCCGCCGACGAACTCGACGCCGATCTGATCGTGACCGGCACCAGGGCCACCACCGGTTTCCGGTCCCTGATCCAGTCGAGCGTGGCCGACCACGTGCTGCGCCGGGGGCACCGTCCGGTGCTCATCGTGCCGCCCGAGCCGTGA
- a CDS encoding glycoside hydrolase family 3 N-terminal domain-containing protein, whose product MPAPRSVSHALIGVLAASALLVGCTSAQPEPEQPAPPGPSLVAGTAPVPAAPAPVVPAAPVCGDPAAAVAAMSTRDKLAQLLMVGVTGAADARTAAAEYHVGGIMVGSWTDLSMLTDGSLPDIANAGLLPLAVSVDEEGGRVSRLSGLIGPQPSARVLAQTKTPDEVRAIARDRGAKMRNLGITVDFAPVVDVSDAPDNTVIGDRSFGADPTTVTDYAGAYAQGLREAGVLPVLKHFPGHGSGSGDSHVGSVVAPSLEQLQASDLVPYRTLAAQAPVGVMVGHVEVPGLTGSDPASLSPQAYGLLRSGGYGGPPFGGVVFTDDLSGMQAISDRLGVAEAVLRALQAGADVALWLSTGEVPAVLDRLEKAVGAGELTMSGVDGAVTRIVAMKGPSPRCGG is encoded by the coding sequence ATGCCCGCCCCACGAAGCGTTTCTCACGCCCTGATCGGAGTGCTGGCGGCATCGGCGCTGCTGGTGGGCTGCACGTCTGCCCAGCCCGAGCCCGAGCAGCCGGCGCCCCCCGGCCCGTCGCTGGTCGCAGGGACGGCTCCGGTGCCGGCCGCTCCGGCGCCGGTCGTCCCCGCCGCCCCGGTCTGCGGTGATCCGGCGGCCGCCGTGGCCGCGATGTCGACCCGCGACAAGCTGGCGCAGCTGCTGATGGTCGGTGTCACCGGCGCCGCCGACGCCCGGACTGCGGCCGCCGAGTACCACGTCGGCGGCATCATGGTGGGCAGCTGGACGGACCTGTCGATGCTCACCGACGGCTCGCTGCCCGACATCGCGAACGCGGGCCTGCTGCCCTTGGCGGTCAGCGTCGACGAAGAGGGCGGCCGGGTCTCGCGGCTGTCCGGCCTGATCGGCCCCCAGCCCTCCGCGCGGGTGCTGGCCCAGACGAAGACCCCGGACGAGGTTCGCGCGATCGCCCGCGACCGCGGCGCGAAGATGCGCAACCTCGGGATCACGGTCGACTTCGCGCCCGTCGTCGATGTCTCCGACGCCCCCGACAACACCGTGATCGGCGACCGCTCGTTCGGCGCGGACCCGACGACGGTGACCGATTACGCCGGCGCCTACGCCCAGGGGCTGCGCGAGGCCGGGGTGTTGCCCGTCCTCAAGCACTTCCCCGGCCACGGCAGCGGATCGGGCGATTCGCATGTCGGCAGCGTCGTCGCCCCGTCGCTCGAACAGCTGCAGGCCTCCGACCTGGTCCCGTACCGGACGCTGGCCGCGCAGGCGCCCGTCGGCGTGATGGTCGGGCACGTCGAGGTGCCGGGTCTGACCGGCAGCGATCCCGCCAGCCTCAGCCCGCAGGCGTACGGCCTGCTGCGTTCCGGCGGCTACGGCGGCCCGCCGTTCGGCGGGGTGGTCTTCACCGACGACCTGTCCGGGATGCAGGCGATCTCGGACCGGCTCGGGGTGGCCGAGGCGGTGTTGCGCGCGCTGCAGGCCGGTGCCGACGTGGCGCTGTGGCTGTCCACCGGTGAGGTCCCGGCTGTGCTGGACCGACTGGAGAAGGCCGTCGGTGCCGGCGAGCTGACCATGTCGGGAGTGGACGGGGCGGTCACGCGGATCGTCGCGATGAAGGGTCCGTCACCTCGGTGCGGCGGCTGA
- a CDS encoding TetR/AcrR family transcriptional regulator, with amino-acid sequence MAGGTKRLPRAVREQQMLDAAVEIFSVNGYHETSMDAIAAEAQISKPMLYLYYGSKEELFGACLHRELTRFVDEVNSNIDFTAPPKELLRTAVLAFLNYIDANRASWMVLYTQATSSQAFAHTVREGRERIIEIVGRLLRSGTRFPEPDTDFDMMAVALVGAGEAIASRVSTGDADVHEASELMINLFWRGLKGSPSAASDRDVDATDATAVITS; translated from the coding sequence ATGGCAGGTGGAACCAAGCGGTTGCCGCGTGCCGTGCGTGAGCAGCAGATGCTGGACGCGGCCGTGGAGATCTTCTCCGTGAACGGCTATCACGAGACGTCGATGGACGCGATCGCCGCCGAGGCGCAGATCAGCAAGCCGATGCTGTACCTCTACTACGGCTCCAAGGAGGAGCTGTTCGGGGCGTGCCTACACCGGGAGCTGACCCGGTTCGTCGACGAGGTCAACAGCAACATCGACTTCACCGCACCGCCGAAGGAGCTGCTGCGCACCGCGGTTCTGGCGTTCCTGAACTACATCGACGCCAACCGCGCGTCGTGGATGGTGCTCTACACGCAGGCGACCAGCTCGCAGGCCTTCGCCCACACCGTGCGTGAGGGCCGTGAGCGCATCATCGAGATCGTGGGGCGCCTGCTGCGGTCGGGTACGCGCTTTCCCGAACCCGACACCGACTTCGACATGATGGCGGTGGCGCTCGTGGGCGCCGGTGAGGCGATCGCGTCGCGGGTCAGCACCGGCGACGCCGACGTGCACGAGGCGTCCGAGCTGATGATCAACCTGTTCTGGCGGGGTCTCAAGGGCTCGCCGTCGGCAGCGTCGGACAGGGACGTCGACGCCACCGACGCGACGGCGGTCATCACAAGCTAG
- a CDS encoding MaoC/PaaZ C-terminal domain-containing protein, with protein sequence MSDKQPSGLKNLALAAAGALPFVPRGDTLPTRTLTVEDLSIDPVNVAEYADVTGLRFDNTVPLTYPFALTFPTVMQLITGFDFPFAAMGSVHLENHITQLRPIAVTDTVSVAVHAENMREHRRGLLVDILTDVRVGNELAWQQVTTFLHQQRTSLSDEPKPPPQKQPKLPPPNAVLRITPAQIKHYASVGGDHNPIHTNGIAARLFGFPTVIAHGMFTAAAVLANVEGQLPDGVKYSVRFAKPVILPARAGLYVDRRADGWDLTLRHLTKGHPHLTGTLTSL encoded by the coding sequence GTGAGCGACAAACAACCCTCGGGCCTGAAGAATCTCGCGCTGGCGGCGGCGGGAGCGCTGCCGTTCGTGCCGCGTGGCGACACCCTGCCCACCCGCACGCTGACCGTCGAGGACCTGAGCATCGACCCGGTCAACGTCGCCGAATACGCCGATGTGACAGGGCTGCGGTTCGACAACACCGTGCCGCTGACCTACCCGTTCGCTCTGACGTTCCCGACCGTGATGCAACTGATCACCGGGTTCGACTTCCCTTTCGCGGCAATGGGTTCGGTGCATCTGGAGAACCACATCACGCAGTTGCGGCCCATCGCGGTGACCGACACCGTCTCGGTGGCGGTGCACGCCGAGAACATGCGCGAACATCGCCGGGGGCTGCTGGTCGACATCCTCACCGACGTCAGGGTCGGCAACGAACTCGCCTGGCAGCAGGTGACGACGTTTCTGCACCAGCAGCGCACCAGCCTGTCCGACGAGCCGAAGCCGCCGCCGCAGAAGCAGCCGAAACTGCCACCGCCCAACGCGGTTCTGCGGATCACGCCCGCGCAGATCAAGCACTACGCGTCGGTGGGCGGCGATCACAACCCGATCCACACCAACGGGATCGCGGCGAGGCTTTTCGGGTTCCCGACCGTGATCGCACACGGAATGTTCACTGCCGCAGCGGTGTTGGCCAATGTCGAAGGTCAGCTCCCCGACGGCGTGAAGTACTCGGTGCGGTTCGCCAAACCGGTGATCCTGCCCGCACGGGCAGGGCTGTACGTCGATCGTCGCGCCGACGGATGGGACCTCACGCTGCGACATCTCACCAAGGGCCACCCGCACCTGACGGGCACGCTGACTAGCTTGTGA